ACAAGCTGTTTAATTGAAGAATTCCACAGTTACCACAAGAACTACTACTACTAAATTTTTTATTTTATAATTCTTTTTACATTAGAAAAAAAGTAAAAAATAAATTTATTGAATTTAATTTACGAAAAAAGTATATTGTATTTGTGTAAAGTTCCAAATTCTGATGGAAATTATTTGTAATCAAAATGAATTAAATAATGCTATACAATTAGTAAGCAAGGCAGTTGCTTCAAGGCCAACTCATCCAATTCTTGCAAACATACTTTTAACAGCTGACGAAGGAACTAATAAAATTAGTGTCACAGGATTTGACTTAAATTTAGGAATTCAAACTTCTTTTGATGGAACTGTCAAAAATAGTGGAGCTATTACTATACCTTCAAAACTTTTATCCGAAATAGTAAACAAACTACCTAATGAAACTCCTGTTTCTCTAGAAGTTGACGAGAATTCAGATAATATCCTAATAAAAAGTGATAGAGGTTCTTTTAATCTAAAAGGGATCCCCTCTGATGAATATCCTAATTTGCCATTTGTTGAAAGCGGTACTTCTTTGAATATTGATCCTAGTTCTTTTTTAAAGGCTTTAAAATCTACCATTTTTGCCAGTAGTAATGATGATTCAAAGCAACTACTCACAGGTGTCAATTTTACTTTCAAATCAAATTATTTAGAGTCTGCTTCTACAGATGGTCATAGATTGGCTGTTGCCTTAATTGGTAATGAAGAACATATTGAAAATAAAGAAAACTTATCTTCAAATGTTGATGATTTATCGGTAACTATCCCAACTAGATCATTGAGAGAAATTGAAAAACTAGTATCTTTGAGAAGCTCAGAAAATTCAATTAAGCTTTTCTATGACAAAGGGCAAGTAGTATTTATATCTTCTAATCAAATAATTACTACGAGAACTTTAGAAGGTACTTATCCTAATTATTCGCAATTAATTCCTGATTCTTTTTCTAAAATTCTTAATTTTAATACAAAAAAATTAATTGATTCATTAGAAAGAATTGCTGTTTTGGCTGATCAGCAAAGTAGTGTTGTAAAGATTAAATTAGATGATACAGATTTAGCTTCAATCAGCGCAGATGCTCAAGATATTGGAAATGCAAATG
This window of the Prochlorococcus marinus XMU1410 genome carries:
- the dnaN gene encoding DNA polymerase III subunit beta, whose product is MEIICNQNELNNAIQLVSKAVASRPTHPILANILLTADEGTNKISVTGFDLNLGIQTSFDGTVKNSGAITIPSKLLSEIVNKLPNETPVSLEVDENSDNILIKSDRGSFNLKGIPSDEYPNLPFVESGTSLNIDPSSFLKALKSTIFASSNDDSKQLLTGVNFTFKSNYLESASTDGHRLAVALIGNEEHIENKENLSSNVDDLSVTIPTRSLREIEKLVSLRSSENSIKLFYDKGQVVFISSNQIITTRTLEGTYPNYSQLIPDSFSKILNFNTKKLIDSLERIAVLADQQSSVVKIKLDDTDLASISADAQDIGNANESIPVSYSGENFDIAFNVRYLLEGLKVIASENVLLKCNIATTPAVFVPEDNLNSFTYLVMPVQVRS